The sequence below is a genomic window from Nitrosomonas sp..
CATTCTGTTCCAATACAGATTGTGCGCAACAATATCCGTACGGTAATCTCAGGAACCGGAAAAAACAATGAAATCGAATTACGTTACTTATCCGTAAATACGGATATCAGGGAAGGTGACTTGCTGGCTACTTCAGGTATAGGCGGCGTGTATCCGCGCGGACTTCCTGCAGCAATTGTGACAGAAATCAAACGCCACCCGGCAGATCATTTTGCACAGATAACTGGCACCCCGGTTGCCGGTGTTGATCGCAATCGGCAAGTGTTAATACTGTCACTCTCTCCGACATTGCCCGACACACCAGAAAATATTGCCAAGGAACCAAACGGTGAGTCTAAAAATAATTGATGAATCCAGAATAGACGCCAGCAAGTATATTAGTAAAGATATGCTCGCACCTGCAAAATTATGGTATGTACTGTTTAGTCTCGCTGTGGCCCTATGTCTGAATTTTATCCCACTCCAGTCAATTGCATTGACAATTCGCCCTGACTTTGTGGCGCTGACCATACTTTTCTGGACCATCAATCAACCGCAGCGCATGGGAATGAGTCTTGCCTTTTGTATCGGCCTGATGATGGATGTTCATAATGCCGGAATTTTGGGTCATCATGCATTGGCTTATTGTGTCATTGTTTATTTTGCATCAATTTTTCGCCGCCGACTAAAAATCTTCAGTTTGATGCAGCAAATACCCCAAATCGGTTTTGTACTATTAGTGATGCAGGGAATTCTCGTTTTAGTCGCACTAATCAGCGGATCGGTCTTGCCAGAGTGGCAATATTTCCTGGCTTCGTTAACTGGTACAATATTCTGGCCAATAATATCTTACTTTTTGAGTTTTCCATTAAGACACAAAGCCGATTCAGATGACCTATGAAACCGTTTGTAGAATTAAGAAATCATCCGCTCGAACTGTTTAAATTTCATAGACGGCTAGCATTCAGTGCTGGTTTTGTGTTGCTTTTGTTTCTAACCCTCTTTGCACGTTTTTTTTATTTGCAGGTTACACAAGGCGAACATTACCATACACTGGCTGAAGCAAATCGTATTTCGATTGCACCACTGGTGCCAAATCGTGGTTTGATTCTTGATCGAAACGGAAAAATACTCGCACAAAATTATTCCACGTATACACTGGAAATCACCCCGAATAAAATTTCCGATCTTGAGACCGCGTTGGAAGAACTTGCAACCATTATTGAAATCACGCCCAACGACCTTGAGCAATTCAGAAAATTACTGCGTGAAAACAGGCGCTTCAAGAGCCTTCCAATTCGAAACCGGTTAACCGACGAGGAAGTGGCCCGTTTTGCAGCCAATCGATATCGATTCCCTGGCATCGAAATCCAGGCTAGAATTTTGCGCTATTATCCGTATGGCGAGTTGGCCGCCCATGTTGTCGGCTATATTAGTCGAATCAGCGACAAGGACCTTGAACAACTGGAAGAGTCAGGCAATCTTGATAATTACCGGGGTTCTCATTTTATTGGCCGTATCGGAATCGAACAGAGCTATGAAAACGAGCTCCATGGCATTACAGGCTTTGATGAGGTGGAAACCGATGCCGCCGGTCGCTCAATCCAGGTTTTGTCACGCACACCGCCAGTATCCGGCAATAATCTGGTACTCTCACTCGACATTGATTTGCAGCGCGTTGCCGACGAGGCTTTTGGCGACCGCCGCGGTGCATTGGTTGCAATTGACCCCAATAATGGCGAGATACTTGCATTCGTCAGTAAACCCGGTTTTGATGCAAACCTGTTTGTCGGGGGAATCGATCATAAGAACTGGAACTTATTGAACAATTCAATAGACAGACCACTGAACAACCGTGCGCTGCGCGGTGTTTACCCGCCTGGCTCCACATTCAAGCCATTTATGGCACTTGCCGCGCTTGAATTAGGACTCCGTTCACCCGGATACGCTATCAGCGATATCGGTTACTTCAGCCTACCTGGTTCGGATCGTCGCTATCGTGACTGGAAAGTAGGCGGACACGGTCGTGTCGATTTACATAAATCACTGGTTGTTTCCTGCGATACATACTATTACGGCCTTGCCCATGATATGGGCATCGATCGCATACATAGCTATATTAAACAGTTTGGATTGGGCGACAAAACCGGGATTGATATTTTTGGCGAAGTGGAAGGCCTTCTGCCTTCACAGGATTGGAAAATGCGCAGACATAACCAAAGATGGTACGCCGGCGACACAATCTCTGTGGGTATTGGTCAGGGTTATGTACTGACAACACCGCTGCAACTGGCATTTGCAACCGGGATTATTGCCAACCATGGCACAGCCTATCGGCCGCATTTCGTCAAACAGGTCACAAACAGCCAGACGGGCGCTACACGCGAACTTCCCAAACATGAGTTATACACAATCAATCATCAACCTCAGAATATGGCGCTCGTACGAAAGGCCATGGTAGATGTCACACGGCCAGGCGGCACCGCTGCCAATGCCGCAGCCGGTGCAAAATATTCGTTTGCAGGCAAAACCGGCACATCACAGGTAATCGGCATCAAACAGAATGAGCGTTATAGAGAAGAACTTGTTGCTGAACGTCACCGCGATCATGCCATGTTTGTCGCCTACGCACCCGCTGAAAACCCGACCATAACTCTGGCTATTTTAGTAGAAAATGGCGGTAGTGGCGGCGCAACTGCGGCGCCGATTGCTCGTCAGGTTCTGGATTATTTCCTGCTTGACGAACTGCCGGCATCAAAAGAAGCAGAAATCGTAGCAGTCTCTGAACATATACATGATCATTAGTTATCAACATGTCGCATTTAACCCGTACAAAATTGAAAATGCCAATGATTGAATTCAGAACACTTTGGTACTTTCTTACACGCTATATCGACAGTTTTCTTTTGACAAGCATTCTGATTCTAATGATTATTGGTTTGTTCACGCTTTATAGCGCCACGGGTGGCGATATCGACAAAGTCGGCAAACAAGCAATCCATATGGTCATCGCGTTGTCTGTAATGTGGCTGGTCGCCAATGTTCCCTTACAACAAATCATGCGGCTTGCATTACCC
It includes:
- the mreD gene encoding rod shape-determining protein MreD; translated protein: MSLKIIDESRIDASKYISKDMLAPAKLWYVLFSLAVALCLNFIPLQSIALTIRPDFVALTILFWTINQPQRMGMSLAFCIGLMMDVHNAGILGHHALAYCVIVYFASIFRRRLKIFSLMQQIPQIGFVLLVMQGILVLVALISGSVLPEWQYFLASLTGTIFWPIISYFLSFPLRHKADSDDL
- the mrdA gene encoding penicillin-binding protein 2, giving the protein MKPFVELRNHPLELFKFHRRLAFSAGFVLLLFLTLFARFFYLQVTQGEHYHTLAEANRISIAPLVPNRGLILDRNGKILAQNYSTYTLEITPNKISDLETALEELATIIEITPNDLEQFRKLLRENRRFKSLPIRNRLTDEEVARFAANRYRFPGIEIQARILRYYPYGELAAHVVGYISRISDKDLEQLEESGNLDNYRGSHFIGRIGIEQSYENELHGITGFDEVETDAAGRSIQVLSRTPPVSGNNLVLSLDIDLQRVADEAFGDRRGALVAIDPNNGEILAFVSKPGFDANLFVGGIDHKNWNLLNNSIDRPLNNRALRGVYPPGSTFKPFMALAALELGLRSPGYAISDIGYFSLPGSDRRYRDWKVGGHGRVDLHKSLVVSCDTYYYGLAHDMGIDRIHSYIKQFGLGDKTGIDIFGEVEGLLPSQDWKMRRHNQRWYAGDTISVGIGQGYVLTTPLQLAFATGIIANHGTAYRPHFVKQVTNSQTGATRELPKHELYTINHQPQNMALVRKAMVDVTRPGGTAANAAAGAKYSFAGKTGTSQVIGIKQNERYREELVAERHRDHAMFVAYAPAENPTITLAILVENGGSGGATAAPIARQVLDYFLLDELPASKEAEIVAVSEHIHDH